The genomic stretch TTTTCAAGCATTGTTGAAAAAAGATTAAGCATACTATTGGTTACTATTAGGGATTAGGTGACCAGTCACTGAAATCAGTAGGAATCCGATCCCAACTCtttattaaaggaaaaaaaaagtcattGAATCAGAGCCCAATGGAGCGGGACGCCGGAAACGCGACAGGTACTTGACAAAAGACGCCGCCGGAACCAGAAGACCTTTTTGACGGATTCCGCAGCTGACGTCATGGtctctttttgttttgtgttttcaaGGAAAATGCTTTTATGAAAACGTGTGTGACTGCTCACCGCCAGCTGTTTTCCAGATGTGCTCCCGTACCTCTAAGATATTTCCTCACGTTTTACTGCTATGTTAGTACAGTACTTAGCAGTGGGTAGCAGTAACATTGTGGGTCCCCTCTTCCCCACGAGTGGGTTTGTGGGACCAACTGTCCTTTTCACTCTATGACGCTAATTAACTTCTCATCAACAAACAATCAATAAATACGTAAGAGGATAATTTTCTTACGTCGTCCAAATAAATTACTAGTGCTAGTAGAGTAAAATTTCTATAATTAACTTTGGCATCGAACAATTTCTATTAATTTAAAGAAGTATTAATTAATTGGCAAATTAATAAATTACTATTATTTATCGAGTGTAGTTATAATTCAAATAAACACTCATTTAATCAactaaaaatttattttattttataaaaatatgaattattctATTAATGAAAAGAGGTTAACAGTTAAAAGAATATAAACTAATCCATATCTATTTGATTTGCAagtataatttaattttagGGGAGGGTTGAGTTGGGCAGTAAGGTGGAATAGATTGTAAATAGGAGGTATTGAATTTAATACcttttacttacaaaaaaaatagataatttaattttattaatgtTTTCAATGTTCGTGTGCCTAACGAGTACTTATTAGTATATCTACATCAAATCTAATCTAACATATGAAattacattaataattattaatatatcttACATTTATATGCTTTCTCTAATTAACATTAGCTTTTCATTATTAATACTTTGAACTCCACCTCAACTAGTGCCTATTGACCACTGTTGGACACATCTATTTTTCTATTATCAAGAGGTCAAAAAGACTTATGAATGCTAAATAAATGATTGATATCCATTTCCTGTTACATGAAAGGAAGCATTGAAATCACCAAAGTATCAGTAGCTCTTCATAATTTTCTCATTGCAATATGAGAATTCAAGTCGATAgatttatattaaaaaatacAGTAATAGACACATATTTTAGGAAtatatgatatgtaattttaataaattattaatttatgatatgCATAGAAGCAAAAGATTGTGTAaggttttcaaaaaatttattatcttattattttatcaaaattattaatttaactCGATAGTCCAGATCGAGACCAATAAAagttattattaatttatcgaATATTAACTTACAGAGAATTTACCGTAGTTTTAGATGTGTGTCACATAAATTTCATTTAAAATCCGAATTCTCTTCTTACGCatatgtccttttttttttcaaatccgtATGCATAAAACAATTTTTACACTAAAAGACTGATCCAACAAATAATGCACTTACCATATTTTAATATTCAATTCAAGATTAGTATTGAAGATGTGGTAAATGTCAAGAATTGAAAGGACAGTCGATTATATAGAGCGGCATGGACTGGCCTCCCCAACCCTTATCATGATGTCTATTATTTTGCATAAGCTATTCGGTGTTCTTGGCCAGTCAGGGGACGAGGTCATTTGTCTGCACTACTATAAATAAAGCCAACAAATAGACGTGAGAAATTTCACTACAGCTAACAATCCCTTTATAGATTTGCGGGGAAACGCTCATCGTATATTTTATGGGACTCCATAcaacatgatttggcttcaccAGGCATGCAAATCTTTTGATGATTCAAATGTTACGGCATTATGATTCTGTGTTGGGCCAAAAAGATGCAGACATACATTATCATGGCATTTCAAAATATATGTTAAGATTGCCATGCATTTACGACAgactattatatatatatatatattggcttcttcaatttttttgtttttgtgctGCACATTATAGCTGGGGCCTGGGGGGTTAGTCATGCATGGCCACTTCAATTTGTCATTTTTTGCCTGTCTGTGTTTCTGGTGGGACTGGGGGTCCATATTGCCTCTAGTCCAATCAAAAGAATTCTAAACACTTAGATTTGTTCCACACTGATCAAACGATTTTGACTCTGGCCACCGTAGAAGGAACAGATGGCTACAATACAACCAAGTGGTTGAACAATTTCTTCTTGCCTTCTCATAATGCATAAAAATGATAACTAAAAGACAAACTTTGCTTAGACTTGAGTCCAATAGCACATACCAGAACAGTCCGAACATATAACAACCCCCCGGCTGCTTTTTGAGGTCTAACTAGATCGCCATTCAGATttagtcaagaaattgaaagatGTTCTACCAAGGAAAAGAATTAATTGTTTCACAACAATTGAGAGATCCCTTGGTATAAGTATGaatatgattcatatgaagTAAGGAAGACAACCAGAAGGTTAACCAACCATCAGTTTGGGACCAATGAAGCCCGGTTGTTGGACTCCATGTCATCGGTTTTAATGCAATGCAGCCCATTCAGAGACCAACCCATTACAGTATGGGGCTATTTTTAATGTACGTGTACACTCGATGTGTGTGcaagtgattaaaaaaaaaaaaaaattcctactAAACTAATGAATGTAGATTCATTTTCTGACAACAAAATCTAGCAGTAGTAAGTTTTAAAAAGTtaatacaaaaaatcaaataaaaaattaaatcaagaagTTATTTGTATGCGGTTTATGTTTAAGTGATAAACATGTATTTGTTGGTTGTCTGATGTTAGTGGTCGAGTTGAAGTGGATTAGTGGTGAGAAATTATTAGACggatgaaaaagaaattctAAAAAGTGATAGCTGATTGTTTACATAAATTATCTGCTCTTGCTTTATTATTGTAGAGATAATAGCAAGTATGGATGCATGCTACTTATGCAAGAATTGAAGTTCAATTTCAAATTAAAATAGGCGACATGCATTTAGAGTTAAAAGATGGATCAAACTATAAGATACTCAAATCGAGTTCACCTGTGTAAGAGTTTGTTTCAATTTGGTTCGCTAGTTAATCAAACCAAACTTTGAACAGAATTTTgtgtttgataaacatttaaATTCAGTTTGAGTTCGCCTCGATTAGCACATAAGTGAAATGTGAATGTAGAAAATTCAAACTATTCGAACTCAAATTAAGTTGAGCTCTATAAAAGTTTGTTCAAGTTTGGCTTGAgaataaacaaatcaaatttgaacaaaatattaaattcacaaaaataatCAGACAAGTTTGAACATTAAAATGCTCGACTTGTTTGGATTCATTTATGCTTCTACATACATTCATGTCCACTAGTATCAATATTATCAGCGTATATAAAATTAACCCTTTTTCATCCGCACGAAAAGATAAAGCGGTCCACGAAGTGTTCCTTAAAAATTTTAGGATTAGAAGTACCAAAAAAACATCGAGGGTCGTCCTTACAGGCAGAGTCCGCGGCCCAATTGGGAGGGACATCCAATAGTCCAGCTTATAAGGATTACGTAAGCCTGGTCGTTTAGGCCTTATTGACGTTGTTGTCCGGAAGCCCAGTCGTGAACCTACCTCAATTTAGTTGGTGCCAAATGATGTTGGCCGTGATGTTTTGAGACAAAATACTAGTGTAGAATAATAGCGGCAAAAATGAATTTGTAATTGACTACTTTCATTGTGTTTACGAATAATGTGCTAACCAATCATTTGATAGCCAGCTAGTCACGGATTTCTTTTAAGGTGTTAATATTGTTAAggtcaaattttgaatttttgccaatTTCTCATTATTTGTATAAGTGATTGTTCGCTTATGGAGTAATTAATCATTAGTGTGTATTCAAACCAGTTGTAATCTTGTACTCACTTGCTCTTACAAAAATTAATAATCTCTACAATAATAAATCGGGAGTAGATAGTTTGGACCCAATAAATGGGTAAAAAAAAGAGGCAAAGATCAGAATATTTCTCTGATCGCTAAATGGATCCCTCTGTcactttttcaaatttcctTTTTATCCTTTAAATAACTCCTCATCCATTGTTATTAAACTTGACCCGGATCTCAACCCGGAAAGGCGACCGAGTCATCGGTTCAATCGCAGATTGCACAATAGTTatattttataatataataaaatatttttaattataaaatagtaaaatttttaaGTTAGTGGCTCAAccagtgatttttttttaattcaccaGTTGAATCGCTGGGTCGTTGACTATCAACGAGTTTGTTGTTTAACTGATTTAATTAGCAACCCAACCCGATCCTATAGTTGATTCACTGAGTTGTTGGATTCGACCGTGGTGTCGGGCAAGTTTCATAACTATATGTCTTAACCACTAACTTACTCCAACATGGaaaatgctttttttttaaaaaaaaaaaatttttttatggaAAAAGTGACTCAACACGATACTAATAGTAGACAAAGGCATATGAGTGGACCGCCTGATCTTGATCTTGTAATTTCCTTCTTGCTTTGTTTGCCATGTTGTGTTGTAATGGCATATCGTATGAAAAGCATCAAACCACTAAATATCATATGATTCCTAAATTACACCTTACAATCCCATAAAAAGTTTCTAGTCAACTACAAATTACAATCACATAAAAATGTCTTCTCCATCCTCTTCGTACGCATCATAAGCGTACGAGAGAACCCTTTTTTCCCCCTGTCTCTTATCACAAGATTTTAATCCtataaatgattgtgaaattccGTCCCAGTGTAAGAGTacatttagaaaaaaaattgacctTTTTAAGAGATTCATTAATCAACCACTATACGTAAGtgattgatttaattttttaatcattttttgcTATATTAACTTTTTTAGTTCACTACTAAATTTTGTTGTCAAATAGTTTACTACTAAATTTTTTAGTTCAAATGCATATTTTCTTAGTGAATTACACACACATTTGGCTGTGCGAGGATCACTGGTAATACTAATAAATGTACCAAGTGCAAAGTGCAAACCACGGACTTGGGATTTATTTTAATGCGTGAGCCGAATGTAGCGAAGCTGTCACTGAAAACATATTATTATTATGGAATAGTAATTCTTGTGGGGCGCGGGGATTCCTTAGTTCCTTGGTATTCAAACATTCGAAATTCTTATGCGATACCCATTGCCAGGAGGACATGATCAAAAAAGCATGGCATTTGACGCTAGAAAAATTCATTGCTTCACCGTCCCAGCTTCCTTTTCATTCATCCACTGCTCTGCTTTCTTCTCTGTCGCTTCACATTCGTCGGTAACCTCTCTGATTCCTTCACATTTTTGGCACTAGATTCTCGAAACACTCTTCATTCTTGAGATTTTCTACAACTCTTAAAAACTCTTGATGTCGACTAATTCATGACTTGATTAGATATGCTGCCCGATCTTGGACTTAGTATTTGCATGATAATGCAGGGGTATATTTAATGGATTCTTCTTTAATTTAGCTGTTTCATCAATGTTGTTTCTTAAATATGATTCCaggtttgccaaaaatcatcagGATTTGGCAATCAACATTATCTCATAACGCGTGGAGCTATGTATTGAGTGCTTGGGCATTCGTTTGACCTGTATGAGTAAAGCATTTGGTCATATATCTACTGTATTCGCAGAGCAATCAAACACGACTTTATTACTTAAGAGAATTCCAATGCTAGCTTTAACAGAATTATGCATTCACAGAGCAACCGTAGTACTGCTGCGTTCACAGAGCAATCATATTGCTACTGCACTCACAGCGCTGAATGGTGGAGTCAAGTAGTGGGAATAGATTACTGTTTTGGTGTTGCACAGAAAAATTTCCAAAGTCTGTTTATCATCGGCTAATGTATCTCAAGTTTACTGCACTTAGTAATCTGCTTCATTTTATTTCAAGCTCATAATTCACTGGGGTATCAATGCAATCATTACCTCAATATTCTTGAATATCCTTTCAATTTTTGAATTCTTGAAAGCAAGCGTAATGTGACAGAAGCCAAGTAATTTTGTCGTTCTTTCTTTACATGGATATTAGGTTGACATGCAGAAGTCAAAGGAGCTGTTGCAGGAAATAGTTATTGCAGCTGGTGCAGGAGGGACCAGGAGATCTCCATCTTCTAAAGAAGCTCAGGTTGCGAAACAAAAAGCTAAATCTATTCATCCTCCTATTGAATTTCACTGGCACTTACCTCCTCCAAAGGAGAAGAAAAGGTCCTTCGGATCGAAAGACAGCTTCAAGGCGATATTGACAAATCCTTTGGACTCTTTTAGACTAAAAAAGAGCCAATCAATGAAAACAATCCTTGAAGGAGTTCGTAATCCTAAAGACGAGCAAATTGTGGATTCATTCCGTGAACTGCTTTCTCTTGAGGGTCATGCAACAGGAAAGCATTATGATTACCACACCCTGTTAAGGTACGCTTACTTGGTCTGTTTATCGATGAAATGCCACTGATGGTATGCACTAGTGCttcttctacaaaattttattGTCAGCATTATCAATATATAAAGTACAATAGCTAGATATAGTAGTTTGGACCATTCTACAATTGcctttttaatcttttttggTGACTGCAGGTTTCTTAGAACGAGGGATTTTAATCAGAACAGAGCAAAAGTAATGTTTTTGAATTACCTTAAATGGAGAGAGGAGTTTGGTGTTGATGCAATTGCCAAGGTAAATTTCAGGTTACCTTCCTGAAGAGTTCCTTGTGTTGACACTTATAATGAACGGATTGATTTACCTTTACTTTCCAATTTGTTACAAATTCAAGCAAAAAATGTTGTGCACTTCAACTAAAAATTTTATCAGAATCCTTTCTGTTAGTGTAGGTGATGCAAATTGCCAAACCTGTAAAGTCTCTCTCTTTGTGTGTATTTAGTAACGTAGTTTGGAGGATAGCATCTCATTCTAACTTGAAACATCTATCTGTAGTTATGTATTTCTAGACCAAGATACCTTGTCATTTGTCTCTCTCAAACTTGAAGCATCTATCTCTAGCTATGTATTTCTAGGCCAAGATATCTTGTCATTTATAAGTACTATTTAATGAGCTGTAATATGTCTTTATCTGCACACAGTGAAAATGCATATATTGGGGATGCATCTGTAGATTTTCTTCTCTGCTATCATTTATGTGCATCTACATCTTCATGTGACCCTTGCCTGTGGTGCCTGGAACTGGTATGAAATGTATGCCTGTAAACTTTTTCATGTACATAATGGTGGCATgtcacaaaaagaaaaaggaaatgccTTCTAACCATGCTGTTAAGGAAAATCTAAGGCGTGTTATCCCAAAGGCTGGATCCAGAGAGAAAATTTAGATGACAATGATCATTTCAGCTTCATTGCTTGTTCCGAGTTCAATATTTCGCAGATTCTATGTATCTTAAAAGTAAAGGATTCTTCAGGGTTGACATGGAGATAAACTGATACTACTTTTAACTATAAAAATCATAAATGACAGTATATTGCCCtgtatttgatatttttttctttGGCCAGTATAAGTTAAGATAACCGGCATTATCTGGAACTTAATGACACAAAGAAAAGGTCCAATTCTATATATCTTGCATTAAAGACTACAATTTTCTTCTGTGGGAGTTTAACTTCGTATAAAGATCGTTCTGTGCATTGACTAGGTAAACATGAGCATATCCTGCATATCCATAAATACATGTTATCTTGTATTAACTCCTAACTTTCACAAATTAAGACAATCTCTATGCACAtacaattttttgaaaaaattctttcCATCAGTATCTTGGCTAGACTGCTTTCACCTCTAGAGTAACAACTTTCTCATGATGATTGCTAAAGTTAACGGGCTTGACATATTCTCCAGGAATTTAAGTTTGAGGAGTATAGAGAAGTTAAAGAATGTTACCCTCATGGATTTCATGGAGTAGATAAATATGGCAGACCAGTTTACATTGAAAGGCTTGGGATGGTGGATATCGATATGCTCCTCCAGAAAACTACCATTGAGAGATATGTGAAGTATCATGTTTCCGAACAAGAAAAAACTTTGCATTGGAGGTTCCCTGCATGCTCACTTGCTGCAAAGAAGCATATAGCGTCCACCACTAGTATCCTGGATGTGAAGAATGTGGTAACAGTTTGAAACTTCCTTCTGTTAATCTTTCATATGTGCGATCAATTGTCTTCGTGGTACGCTTCAAATTTGCATCTCAGTTGATGTGCTTTTCATTCGCCATTTAGGTAGGTCCACAGGTGTCCCGGAAAGTGCTAACAAGTCATCGTCTTTATGATTTCTTCCTTGACTGACGCCTTTTGTTTGGCATTTATACCTCAATTGAGAGCAGGAAATTTTTTGCACCTAAACATGCTAGTTTAGAATTTAAAAAACATGTTGCATAGAAACCATCCTTTGGGAAAGCTGATGCACAGCTGTCTGCAGAATACGATAGTTTCTGGTAAACTGAAAATCCACGTTCTTTGCACAGGGAACTTCAAACTTCTCAAAGCCTGCAAGATACCTTTTCCTGGAAATTCAAAAGATTGACAGCAACTATTATCCTGAGGTACTGATTAGTGCAGCTCTTCTTAGCCAAATTCTTCACTTATTCCACGTTAAAGATTAGAATACTGTTGGATGAAACTTGGAACACTAAAATATAAACCTTCCGCCTTCATATATTTGCAGACGCTGAATCGGCTGTATATTGTCAACGCTGGATCAGGGTTCAAGGTCCTTTGGACTGCTATAAAGGCTTTTCTTGAACCCAGAACTTTGGCAAAGATCAAAGTGCGTAGAGATTTTGGTTTGCCTTTTCCTTTCCATTGTCAGTCTAAATTTTTGGGGTGCAATTGCAGGTGCTGGGAAGTAACTACCTAAGCAGTCTACTAGAAGTTATAGATCCAAGGTAACTGCAAATTTGAGCATCTACATATTTGGAAAAGGAGGTTGTGGAGGCCAACTGTGGATTTGTCCACCTCGGCAACCCCTCACCTCGGCAACCGTCTTGGGGAGCAGGGGAGCCTGGACTCCCTGGTGGTCAAGAGGGTGTTGGGATGGTACCGGGAGGGGCCTCCCCAGGATTCGAACCCTGGTCCTTTTGTATAAGGGTCTTGGGGCAACCGTCTTGGGGAGCAGGGGAGCCTGGACTCCCTGGTGGTCAAGAGGGTGTTGGGATGGTACCGGGAGGGGCCTCCCCAGGATTCGAACCCTGGTCCTTTTGTATAAGGGTCTTGGGGTTGAAGTCCTGGTACCAAGTTGCCGAGGTGAGGGGTTGCCGAGGTGGACAAATCCACAATTGGCCTCCACAGAGGTCAACAGATATAAGTTGTTCATTTACATGTACCTTATGGCCAATTTAGTGTATGCTTGTAGATATAAAAGGCTCCCCTAAGGAAGTTGTTGACAGATATTGGTTGCTCCTGCAGTAACCTTCCTACTTTCTTGGGTGGTAGCTGTACATGTTATGATTCTGGAGGCTGCCTGTTCAGTGATAAAGGACCCTGGAATGATCCAGAAATTACTCAAATGTTACACGTGCGTGTAAATTGCTTTATCATTAGTAACTTCCTGTTTTTGGTTACAGTAGAGAGTTCACATATCCTACCTTTAAGACTAAACaatattttatcacttttcCTTGTAGACAATGATTGCTACAGGAGAAGAGTGTGAGTGTGAGTGTGAGGATGGAGGAATGAGAGACCATGAAGCAGAAGATGCCTATGGTGGTGATACTGTATGAAAACCTAGTCCTTGCGTTACATCATTGACTAGAAAACACTCGAGCAGCTACCATAT from Coffea eugenioides isolate CCC68of chromosome 8, Ceug_1.0, whole genome shotgun sequence encodes the following:
- the LOC113781722 gene encoding phosphatidylinositol/phosphatidylcholine transfer protein SFH11; its protein translation is MQKSKELLQEIVIAAGAGGTRRSPSSKEAQVAKQKAKSIHPPIEFHWHLPPPKEKKRSFGSKDSFKAILTNPLDSFRLKKSQSMKTILEGVRNPKDEQIVDSFRELLSLEGHATGKHYDYHTLLRFLRTRDFNQNRAKVMFLNYLKWREEFGVDAIAKEFKFEEYREVKECYPHGFHGVDKYGRPVYIERLGMVDIDMLLQKTTIERYVKYHVSEQEKTLHWRFPACSLAAKKHIASTTSILDVKNVGTSNFSKPARYLFLEIQKIDSNYYPETLNRLYIVNAGSGFKVLWTAIKAFLEPRTLAKIKVLGSNYLSSLLEVIDPSNLPTFLGGSCTCYDSGGCLFSDKGPWNDPEITQMLHTMIATGEECECECEDGGMRDHEAEDAYGGDTDNLQVKDVYDVTPATDETSGELAETKGPDRPSLQKIRAFEDLLTEVKIKIGTLEAALEDTKLVLQGLSQHLEELKR